One Streptomyces lincolnensis genomic region harbors:
- a CDS encoding extracellular solute-binding protein, whose protein sequence is MVTSTLLRWALALGLLLAVAGCGGGPRQDRVTIMIPWSGDEFQAFYSVIRTFEQDTGIQVDVQATRALTQQLDAAVAAGAPPDLAMLPSVGAINEYAGKGLKPLAVSTTSYVEPFRGLTKVGRTTYAVPVKVDVKSLVWFDPEAPERPPTSPLSPRRAATWCLGLESGPTSGWPGADWIADILLADGDGTAYRRWLSGELKWNSPEVHAAWTRWRRLVDGSLADAPTRNFSRAAEGMTADPPTCSFAHGALSAMGFPDNARYDFVASSDTRRLEVSADFVGMFTDDNPSAEALITYLADREAQQSWVNQRGGYAFSAHSQVTRYDHPVQRRIAKLLRPRSGHTLCFGAADAMRPDVSAAFYRAVLTYATNPDAGDADLRALLTDLDAVQNVLGDADPDVSGKLCATLS, encoded by the coding sequence GTGGTCACGAGCACACTCCTGCGCTGGGCCCTGGCCCTCGGGCTGCTCCTCGCGGTGGCCGGCTGCGGTGGCGGGCCGCGGCAGGACCGGGTGACGATCATGATCCCCTGGTCCGGCGACGAGTTCCAGGCGTTCTACTCGGTCATCAGGACGTTCGAGCAGGACACCGGCATCCAGGTGGACGTCCAGGCCACCCGGGCCCTCACCCAGCAACTGGACGCCGCGGTCGCGGCCGGCGCACCGCCCGACCTCGCCATGCTGCCGAGTGTCGGGGCCATCAACGAGTACGCGGGCAAGGGGCTGAAGCCGCTCGCCGTGTCCACGACGTCGTACGTGGAGCCGTTCCGCGGGCTGACGAAGGTGGGCCGGACGACGTACGCGGTGCCCGTGAAGGTCGACGTCAAGAGCCTGGTCTGGTTCGACCCCGAGGCTCCCGAACGCCCGCCGACCTCTCCGCTCTCGCCCCGCCGGGCCGCCACCTGGTGCCTCGGGCTGGAGTCCGGACCGACCTCCGGCTGGCCGGGGGCCGACTGGATCGCCGACATCCTGCTAGCCGACGGCGACGGCACGGCCTACCGGCGGTGGCTCTCGGGCGAGTTGAAGTGGAACTCGCCCGAGGTCCACGCGGCGTGGACCAGATGGCGGCGGCTCGTCGACGGCAGCCTCGCCGACGCGCCCACCCGGAACTTCAGCCGGGCGGCCGAGGGAATGACCGCCGACCCGCCCACCTGCTCCTTCGCCCACGGCGCCCTGTCCGCGATGGGCTTCCCGGACAACGCGCGCTACGACTTCGTGGCCTCCTCCGACACCCGCCGGCTGGAGGTGTCGGCGGACTTCGTCGGCATGTTCACCGACGACAACCCGAGCGCCGAGGCACTCATCACCTACCTCGCGGACCGCGAGGCCCAGCAGTCCTGGGTGAACCAGCGGGGCGGCTACGCCTTTTCCGCCCACAGCCAGGTGACCCGGTACGACCATCCCGTCCAGCGCCGGATCGCGAAGCTGCTCCGGCCGCGCTCCGGCCACACGCTGTGCTTCGGCGCCGCCGACGCGATGCGGCCCGATGTGTCGGCCGCCTTCTACCGGGCCGTTCTCACGTACGCGACGAATCCGGACGCCGGTGACGCGGACCTGCGCGCCCTCCTCACCGACCTCGACGCGGTCCAGAACGTCCTGGGCGATGCGGATCCCGACGTCTCCGGGAAGCTGTGCGCCACGCTGTCCTGA
- a CDS encoding nucleotidyltransferase domain-containing protein, translated as MSDAGFLDSVADRLAALPTVRAVALGGSRAQGTHKPDSDWDLAVYYRGPFDPADLRALGWEGEVSEVGGWGGGVFNGGAWLTIDGRRVDVHYRDLDVVEHEVAEAEEGRFRVEPLLFHLAGIPSYLVVAELAINRVLRGELPRPAAYPDKLRRTAGERWYGTARATLAYARSHHAPAGRLTEVVGAVATAAVQTGHAVLAARGEWVTNEKRLLERAGLRAVDGIVTGAGAGAVAGGDAAEEALTAAIDEAERLFAAAVEAAAS; from the coding sequence TTGTCCGACGCCGGCTTTCTCGACAGCGTCGCCGATCGTCTCGCCGCCCTCCCCACGGTCCGGGCGGTGGCCCTCGGCGGCTCCCGCGCCCAGGGCACGCACAAGCCCGACAGCGACTGGGATCTGGCCGTGTACTACCGCGGTCCCTTCGATCCCGCCGATCTGCGCGCGCTCGGCTGGGAGGGCGAGGTGTCCGAGGTCGGCGGCTGGGGCGGCGGGGTGTTCAACGGGGGCGCGTGGCTCACGATCGACGGGAGGCGCGTGGATGTGCACTACCGCGACCTGGACGTCGTAGAGCATGAGGTGGCGGAGGCGGAGGAAGGGCGGTTCCGGGTGGAGCCGCTGTTGTTCCATCTGGCCGGGATTCCCAGCTACTTGGTGGTCGCGGAACTGGCGATCAACCGGGTGCTGCGGGGTGAACTCCCGCGCCCGGCGGCCTATCCGGACAAGCTGCGGCGCACGGCGGGCGAGCGCTGGTACGGCACGGCCCGCGCCACCCTCGCCTACGCGAGATCCCACCACGCCCCGGCCGGCCGTCTCACCGAGGTCGTCGGAGCCGTCGCCACGGCCGCGGTGCAGACGGGGCACGCCGTACTGGCGGCGCGTGGGGAGTGGGTGACCAATGAGAAGCGGCTGCTGGAGCGGGCCGGGTTGCGGGCGGTGGACGGGATCGTGACGGGTGCCGGTGCCGGTGCCGTTGCGGGTGGCGACGCGGCCGAGGAAGCGCTGACGGCGGCGATCGACGAGGCGGAGCGGCTGTTCGCAGCGGCGGTGGAGGCCGCGGCCTCTTGA
- a CDS encoding RidA family protein: MIQRVTVPGLFPPPTYSHASVVETGTKLAFLAGAVPLDADGKIVGAGDPVRQAGQVMANLGEQLRAVGSDLAHVVSTDVYVVSSEPAVLSAVWEVVEASGLSTGPHSSTLLGVACLGYTGQLVEITATAVVPETPPTPAA, from the coding sequence GTGATCCAGCGTGTCACCGTGCCCGGTCTCTTCCCGCCGCCCACCTACTCCCACGCCTCCGTCGTCGAGACCGGTACGAAGCTCGCCTTCCTCGCGGGTGCGGTACCCCTCGACGCCGACGGGAAGATCGTCGGCGCGGGGGATCCCGTCCGGCAGGCCGGGCAGGTGATGGCGAATCTCGGTGAGCAACTGCGGGCGGTCGGCAGCGACTTGGCGCACGTCGTGTCGACGGACGTGTACGTCGTGAGCAGTGAGCCCGCGGTGCTGTCCGCCGTGTGGGAGGTCGTCGAGGCGTCGGGGCTCAGCACCGGCCCGCACTCGTCGACCCTGCTCGGGGTCGCCTGCCTCGGGTACACGGGCCAGTTGGTGGAGATCACGGCGACGGCGGTCGTCCCGGAGACGCCCCCCACACCCGCCGCTTAG